The following are from one region of the Aequoribacter fuscus genome:
- a CDS encoding tRNA-(ms[2]io[6]A)-hydroxylase: MSKGQVVDVQPIIDFLGSKTPQAWIDCALENQETLLVDHANCEKKAASTALNLMYRYVEFPQLLQKLSRLAREELRHFEQVHAIMRKRNIDYPQLNASRYAGGLRDQVSKQEPMRLVDTLIVGAIIEARSCERFAALAPHLDDELKDFYSSLLKSESRHFMDYLALAKQVADEAVVARRTDELLRIENALIADPDPEFRFHSGVPIAA, translated from the coding sequence GTGAGTAAAGGTCAGGTCGTCGATGTGCAGCCCATTATTGATTTTTTGGGCAGCAAAACACCCCAAGCGTGGATCGACTGTGCCTTGGAAAACCAAGAGACTCTGCTGGTCGATCACGCGAACTGTGAGAAAAAAGCCGCCTCAACGGCCTTGAATTTGATGTATCGCTATGTTGAATTCCCGCAGCTCTTGCAAAAGTTGTCGCGATTAGCGCGCGAAGAGCTCAGACATTTTGAGCAAGTACACGCGATTATGCGCAAGCGTAATATCGACTACCCGCAGTTGAACGCGTCACGCTACGCAGGCGGTTTGCGCGACCAGGTGAGCAAGCAAGAACCCATGCGTCTGGTGGATACCTTAATCGTGGGTGCGATTATCGAAGCTCGCAGTTGTGAACGTTTCGCCGCTTTAGCACCGCACCTAGATGATGAGTTGAAGGATTTTTACAGTTCGTTACTCAAATCGGAATCGCGTCATTTTATGGATTACTTGGCGCTCGCTAAGCAGGTGGCCGATGAGGCCGTAGTCGCTCGTCGAACGGACGAATTGTTGCGTATCGAGAATGCGCTGATCGCCGATCCAGATCCTGAGTTTCGGTTTCACTCGGGCGTGCCTATTGCGGCATAG
- a CDS encoding UDP-2,3-diacylglucosamine diphosphatase: MERLFISDLHLSDSAPDLCLAFEHFIADHCSDIDELYILGDLVDAWIGDDDDSLFAQQMCATLKSIVDSGCELFLMQGNRDFLLGRNFAQAVGATLLPDAHVLQLAGERALLMHGDSLCTDDSEYQEFRAQVRSEAWQKNLLEQPLDQRRALARQLRDMSQAANQVKADDIMDVNDAEVDRVMTGYDVTVLIHGHTHRPARHPLPDLKERIVLGDWHSDRPVWVCRANDATIEFLHLPLRTA, translated from the coding sequence GTGGAGCGGCTATTCATCTCAGACCTTCATCTGAGCGATTCCGCTCCTGATCTTTGCCTTGCGTTCGAGCACTTTATTGCTGACCACTGCAGCGATATCGATGAGCTATACATTCTCGGCGATTTAGTCGACGCTTGGATTGGCGATGACGATGACTCGCTGTTCGCGCAGCAAATGTGCGCGACGCTGAAAAGCATTGTTGACAGCGGATGCGAACTCTTCCTGATGCAAGGCAATCGCGACTTCTTGCTCGGTAGAAATTTTGCTCAAGCTGTTGGCGCGACCCTGCTCCCTGACGCGCACGTGCTGCAACTTGCAGGCGAGCGGGCTCTGCTGATGCACGGCGACTCACTGTGCACTGACGACAGCGAATATCAGGAATTTAGAGCACAAGTCCGCTCCGAGGCTTGGCAGAAAAATTTATTAGAACAGCCTTTAGACCAACGCCGGGCGCTGGCTCGCCAGCTCCGAGATATGAGTCAAGCAGCCAATCAGGTCAAGGCCGATGACATCATGGATGTGAATGATGCTGAGGTCGATCGAGTCATGACAGGTTATGATGTCACCGTCTTGATCCACGGGCATACGCACCGCCCGGCTAGACACCCCCTGCCCGACCTCAAAGAACGCATCGTACTGGGAGATTGGCATAGCGATCGTCCGGTGTGGGTCTGCCGAGCAAACGACGCCACCATCGAGTTTTTACACCTGCCGCTTCGAACGGCATAG
- a CDS encoding peptidylprolyl isomerase, translated as MIKISTTFGDMTLELDAEKAPKTVANFLEYVREGFYDGTIFHRVIDNFMVQGGGFDINMQQKATKAPVENEADNGLKNEFGTIAMARTMDPHSATAQFFINVSNNEFLNHSGKNMQGWGYAVFGKVTEGSEVLDKIRAVATASRNGHQDVPVDAVIIESIVEIA; from the coding sequence ATGATTAAAATTTCCACCACCTTCGGCGACATGACCCTTGAACTTGATGCGGAAAAGGCGCCCAAAACCGTCGCCAACTTTCTCGAGTACGTTCGCGAAGGCTTTTACGACGGTACGATTTTCCATCGTGTAATCGATAATTTTATGGTTCAAGGCGGTGGCTTCGACATCAACATGCAGCAAAAAGCCACCAAAGCGCCGGTTGAAAACGAAGCGGACAATGGCCTGAAAAACGAATTTGGCACCATCGCCATGGCTCGCACCATGGATCCGCACTCAGCAACCGCTCAGTTTTTCATCAACGTCAGCAACAACGAATTCCTTAACCACAGCGGTAAAAATATGCAAGGCTGGGGCTACGCGGTATTCGGTAAAGTTACTGAAGGCTCTGAAGTTCTCGATAAAATCCGCGCAGTAGCGACGGCGTCTCGCAATGGTCACCAGGACGTCCCAGTTGACGCTGTCATTATCGAGTCGATCGTAGAAATCGCCTAA
- a CDS encoding glutamine--tRNA ligase/YqeY domain fusion protein, whose amino-acid sequence MRGFINRRESPVSEPSRPMHFLETLVAKDLEEGKIKKVVTRFPPEPNGYLHVGHAKSICLNFGLAQRFGGDCHLRFDDTNPEKESDEFIQAIQADIRWLGFDWAGDVRYASSYFHQLYDWACDLIDQGLAYVCDLSADEARLYRGTLTEPGRNSPYRERSVEENRTLFAAMRAGEFDDGAKVLRAKIDMASPNMNLRDPILYRIRRVVHHQTGSEWVIYPTYDFAHGQGDAIEGITHSICSLEFEDHRPLYDWFIKNLPVPSEPHQYEFGRLNLNYTVTSKRKLKQLVDDAVVAGWDDPRMPTIAGMRRRGYSPAAIRTFCDMIGVTRSDGTVDVAMLEHAVRDDLNNNAPRAMAVLNPLTVTLTNLSEDHREIVISPNHPQNEALGERELAFTRQVVIDADDFREEANKKFKRLVLGKRVRLRNAYVIEAYDVVKDAQGQIVEVLAKVIENTVGNDPEDGIKPKGVIQWVSKSEGGRATIRLYDRLFTQAEPEAGGDFMAVVNPNSLVVIENAYVEPSLLAATPEQAFQFEREGYFVADRFDHSAEAPVFNRTIGLRDTWQEGA is encoded by the coding sequence ATGCGCGGCTTCATAAACCGTCGGGAATCACCTGTGTCTGAGCCATCTAGACCCATGCACTTTTTAGAAACTTTGGTTGCCAAAGATCTCGAAGAAGGCAAAATCAAAAAGGTCGTAACGCGTTTTCCACCCGAGCCGAATGGCTATTTGCACGTCGGTCACGCCAAGTCCATCTGCTTAAATTTTGGTTTGGCGCAGCGTTTTGGTGGCGATTGTCATCTGCGTTTTGACGATACCAACCCCGAAAAAGAAAGCGATGAATTCATTCAGGCGATCCAAGCGGACATTCGCTGGCTGGGGTTTGATTGGGCGGGTGATGTTCGCTATGCCTCAAGTTACTTTCACCAGCTTTACGATTGGGCTTGCGACTTGATTGACCAAGGCTTGGCGTATGTGTGTGATTTGAGTGCAGACGAGGCTCGCCTTTATCGCGGGACCCTGACCGAACCAGGCCGCAACAGTCCCTATCGCGAGCGCAGTGTTGAAGAGAACCGAACGCTCTTTGCTGCTATGCGCGCGGGTGAATTCGATGACGGCGCCAAAGTGTTGCGCGCCAAGATCGACATGGCCAGCCCCAACATGAATTTGCGCGACCCGATCTTGTACCGCATCCGACGAGTTGTGCACCATCAGACTGGCAGCGAGTGGGTGATTTACCCAACCTACGATTTTGCGCATGGGCAGGGCGATGCCATCGAGGGTATTACGCATTCGATCTGTTCTTTAGAGTTTGAAGATCATCGTCCTTTGTACGATTGGTTCATTAAAAACCTCCCGGTCCCAAGCGAGCCGCATCAGTATGAGTTTGGGCGTTTGAACCTGAACTATACGGTGACGAGTAAGCGCAAGCTTAAGCAATTGGTTGACGATGCAGTGGTCGCTGGCTGGGATGATCCGAGAATGCCCACCATTGCGGGAATGCGTCGACGTGGCTACTCACCAGCGGCGATTCGCACCTTCTGTGACATGATTGGCGTGACGCGCAGTGACGGAACCGTAGACGTTGCGATGTTGGAACATGCAGTGCGGGATGACCTGAACAACAACGCTCCGCGCGCGATGGCGGTCTTAAACCCGCTGACCGTGACACTCACGAATCTCAGTGAAGATCATCGCGAAATTGTTATTTCGCCCAATCATCCTCAGAATGAGGCACTGGGTGAGCGCGAATTGGCGTTTACGCGGCAAGTGGTGATCGATGCGGATGACTTCCGCGAGGAAGCGAACAAAAAATTTAAGCGCTTGGTATTGGGCAAGCGCGTGCGCTTGCGTAACGCCTATGTCATCGAGGCGTATGATGTGGTGAAAGACGCACAGGGTCAGATTGTCGAAGTGCTGGCTAAGGTCATCGAGAACACGGTAGGTAATGATCCTGAAGACGGCATTAAGCCAAAAGGCGTTATCCAGTGGGTATCGAAAAGCGAAGGTGGTCGTGCCACGATTCGCTTGTATGATCGTTTATTTACGCAAGCTGAACCCGAAGCGGGAGGCGATTTTATGGCGGTCGTAAACCCCAACTCGCTGGTTGTTATCGAGAATGCCTATGTCGAGCCGAGTTTGCTAGCCGCCACACCTGAGCAGGCTTTCCAGTTTGAACGCGAAGGTTACTTTGTAGCCGATCGTTTTGATCACAGTGCAGAAGCGCCCGTTTTTAACCGTACTATCGGTTTGCGTGACACCTGGCAAGAGGGCGCCTGA
- the cysS gene encoding cysteine--tRNA ligase encodes MDITLYNTLARKKERFEPRVPGEVTMYVCGPTVYNLAHIGNARPVVVFDVLFRLLQTQYQTVRYARNITDIDDKIITAARERAEPIDAVTSEFTQKFREDVAALGTLPPTLEPHATHNLGPMIAMVEALLAKNHAYEADGHVLFSVTSMPNYGELSGRNLDDMLAGARVEVADYKRHPGDFVLWKPAADDEPGWESPWGRGRPGWHLECSAMIHEHLGLEIDIHGGGRDLIFPHHENEIAQSCCAYGGSYVRYWMHNAYIDIDGEKMSKSLGNFKTIRELLGLYRGEVLRFALLSAHYRSSLNFSKELLDQSENALNGLYNALRKVESVDAVGPESVEQESWYAALCDDVNTPLAISELHQLISELNKADDSDKASIKGRILACASLLGILQSAPSDWLRGDDSEGLSAEAIDALVAERVEAKAAKNYARADEIRTVLTEAGVVLEDSPSGTTWRRA; translated from the coding sequence ATGGATATCACTCTGTACAACACTCTGGCTCGTAAAAAAGAGCGCTTTGAACCCCGCGTTCCCGGCGAGGTCACAATGTACGTTTGTGGCCCTACCGTGTACAACCTAGCGCACATCGGTAACGCCCGTCCGGTGGTTGTATTTGATGTCCTGTTTCGCTTGCTTCAGACGCAGTATCAGACAGTCCGGTACGCGCGTAACATCACCGATATTGACGATAAGATTATTACGGCGGCGCGCGAGCGGGCCGAGCCCATCGACGCGGTCACATCTGAGTTTACGCAAAAGTTTCGTGAGGATGTCGCTGCACTGGGAACATTGCCGCCAACCTTGGAGCCACACGCAACGCATAATTTGGGACCAATGATCGCAATGGTTGAGGCCTTGTTGGCCAAAAATCATGCCTATGAAGCCGATGGCCACGTGCTGTTTTCGGTGACCAGTATGCCCAACTATGGGGAGCTGTCAGGTCGTAATTTAGATGATATGCTCGCTGGTGCGCGAGTTGAAGTCGCTGATTATAAGCGGCACCCCGGTGATTTCGTGCTGTGGAAGCCCGCAGCGGATGACGAGCCCGGCTGGGAGAGTCCTTGGGGAAGGGGGCGCCCGGGTTGGCACCTCGAGTGTTCAGCCATGATTCACGAGCACTTAGGTTTAGAAATCGATATCCATGGTGGTGGTCGCGACTTAATCTTCCCACACCATGAAAATGAGATTGCGCAAAGTTGTTGCGCTTATGGCGGTTCTTACGTTCGCTATTGGATGCACAACGCCTACATCGATATTGATGGCGAAAAGATGTCTAAGTCTTTGGGTAACTTCAAGACAATACGTGAACTGCTGGGCTTGTATCGCGGCGAAGTCTTGCGCTTTGCCTTGTTAAGTGCGCATTATCGTTCGAGCCTGAACTTCTCGAAAGAGCTGTTAGACCAATCAGAAAATGCCTTAAATGGTTTGTACAACGCGCTTCGTAAGGTCGAGTCTGTCGACGCTGTAGGCCCCGAATCGGTCGAGCAAGAAAGCTGGTACGCCGCGCTATGCGATGACGTGAATACGCCTTTGGCAATAAGCGAGCTACACCAGCTGATTTCTGAACTCAACAAGGCGGATGATTCGGACAAGGCGTCTATCAAGGGGCGTATCCTAGCCTGTGCGAGTTTGTTAGGGATACTGCAAAGCGCTCCGTCCGATTGGCTTCGCGGTGATGACAGCGAGGGTTTAAGTGCTGAAGCAATCGACGCGCTGGTCGCCGAACGAGTGGAAGCTAAAGCGGCTAAAAACTACGCTCGCGCCGATGAAATTCGCACCGTACTTACCGAGGCTGGTGTTGTTCTAGAAGATTCGCCCAGCGGCACGACTTGGCGTCGGGCATAG
- the folD gene encoding bifunctional methylenetetrahydrofolate dehydrogenase/methenyltetrahydrofolate cyclohydrolase FolD, with the protein MTAILLDGKAVAARTEAELSERVSKIKARSGQTPILATILVGDDPASATYVKMKGNACRRVGMESLAVELPSSTTTEELLTTIADLNANPDVHGILLQHPVPSQIDERACFDAIALEKDVDGVTCLGFGRMAMGEPAYGCATPQGIMRLLDAYEIPISGKHAVVVGRSPILGKPMAMMLLGKDATVTICHSRTQDLPALVAQADILVGAVGRPEFIKAEWIKDGAVVVDAGYHPGGIGDIELAPLVDRVAAYTPVPGGVGPMTINTLIQQSVMSGEKSLG; encoded by the coding sequence ATGACAGCCATTCTTCTTGACGGCAAGGCGGTTGCGGCGCGTACCGAAGCCGAGTTATCTGAACGCGTCAGCAAAATTAAAGCCCGAAGCGGACAAACGCCCATTCTTGCGACTATTTTGGTGGGTGATGACCCTGCTTCTGCAACCTACGTTAAAATGAAAGGCAATGCCTGCCGCCGTGTCGGCATGGAGTCATTAGCGGTTGAACTACCCTCGAGCACCACAACCGAGGAGTTGCTGACTACCATCGCAGACTTAAACGCCAACCCCGATGTCCACGGCATTCTGTTGCAGCATCCTGTACCCTCGCAGATTGATGAGCGGGCCTGCTTCGACGCGATTGCCTTAGAAAAGGATGTAGACGGCGTGACTTGTCTAGGCTTTGGTCGCATGGCGATGGGCGAACCTGCTTATGGTTGCGCCACTCCCCAGGGCATTATGCGTTTGTTAGACGCCTACGAGATCCCGATTTCGGGCAAACATGCAGTCGTCGTGGGTCGCTCTCCTATTCTGGGCAAACCGATGGCGATGATGCTCTTGGGCAAGGACGCCACAGTAACAATTTGCCACTCGCGTACGCAGGATTTGCCAGCGTTAGTGGCGCAAGCCGATATCCTAGTCGGTGCCGTGGGCAGACCCGAGTTCATTAAAGCCGAGTGGATTAAAGACGGCGCAGTGGTGGTGGATGCAGGCTATCACCCCGGTGGCATCGGCGACATCGAGCTAGCACCCTTGGTTGATCGTGTGGCGGCCTATACACCTGTGCCTGGAGGTGTCGGCCCTATGACGATTAACACCCTCATTCAACAAAGCGTTATGTCCGGCGAGAAAAGCTTGGGTTAG
- a CDS encoding TSUP family transporter, giving the protein MTLAVVFTSTFAGATGLGGGLMLLSVLPNFLPATAIIPVHAVTQWVSNASRLSMGLRYLDKTLIRPLAIGAIAGALLGAALYSKLPTDYLPLILGLWVLWLTWIPQPRLPIPQKFTFVFLGFYQSAISMALGATGPLGTALLMRHSKDREYLVINTALYMTLSHTCRVAAFTLLGFSFIDWWLELGILCSGAILGSWFGTKIRPYIRQDHALKILKGILTLLALRLIASVVL; this is encoded by the coding sequence ATGACCCTAGCGGTCGTCTTTACTTCCACTTTCGCTGGGGCAACCGGTTTGGGTGGTGGACTCATGCTTTTATCGGTGCTACCTAACTTTTTACCCGCTACGGCCATCATTCCTGTGCACGCGGTCACGCAGTGGGTTAGCAACGCCTCGCGCTTGTCGATGGGTCTAAGGTACCTGGATAAAACCTTAATTCGGCCGTTGGCCATTGGCGCCATAGCCGGAGCCCTTCTGGGGGCTGCGCTATACAGCAAATTGCCCACTGACTACTTACCTTTGATTTTAGGGCTATGGGTGCTATGGCTAACCTGGATACCACAACCTCGGTTACCCATACCGCAAAAATTTACCTTTGTTTTCTTGGGCTTTTATCAAAGCGCCATCAGTATGGCTTTAGGTGCCACGGGGCCCTTGGGGACCGCATTGCTCATGCGCCACTCCAAGGACCGAGAGTATTTGGTCATTAACACGGCTTTGTACATGACTCTAAGTCACACCTGTCGGGTGGCGGCGTTTACGCTACTTGGATTTAGTTTTATTGATTGGTGGTTAGAGCTTGGAATTTTGTGCTCTGGTGCGATTTTGGGCTCCTGGTTTGGCACCAAGATACGGCCCTACATCCGCCAAGATCATGCGCTAAAAATTCTCAAAGGGATCTTGACCTTGCTGGCCCTTCGGCTGATCGCGTCGGTCGTATTGTAG
- a CDS encoding acetyl-CoA hydrolase/transferase family protein: protein MKLASSSQEAMQLVQSGDRIWCHSMAATPVPLLEALAHRALELQDLTVMQLHLEHAESICTPELQGHLRNRCFFAGESTRALINTGQADYVPLFLSELPKRLRSDEERVDIAMIQVSPPDSHGNCSLGISVEASAAAVQSASKVIAMINPQMPRTHGDSFVNIRQIHCAIECDYPLIEHPYQEPTEIQQAIGRNIADLIDDGDCLQMGIGGVPDAVLEQLADRKDLGVHTEMFSNALPRLIELGVVTNSRKKKQRGKSVTGFVMGSRALYDFVDDNPSVAFLDIEYVNDPTIIARNDQVVSINSALQVDLSGQVCADSLGTQIYSGVGGQVDFVTGAAFSRGGKSIIALPSTAKGGAMSRIVPTLAAGSGVVTTRAQVDFVVTEYGVAKLKGLSLRERARALIDIAHPSFRADLAAARWF from the coding sequence ATGAAGCTAGCCTCGTCATCACAAGAAGCCATGCAGTTGGTTCAGTCTGGCGACCGTATTTGGTGCCATTCGATGGCCGCGACTCCTGTGCCTTTGCTCGAAGCCTTGGCGCATCGAGCGCTCGAACTGCAGGATCTTACGGTGATGCAATTGCATCTAGAGCACGCAGAGTCCATTTGCACGCCCGAACTACAGGGGCATTTGCGCAACCGCTGTTTTTTTGCGGGCGAATCGACTCGCGCGTTGATAAACACTGGTCAGGCAGACTACGTGCCTCTGTTTCTGTCGGAACTACCGAAACGCTTGCGCTCCGACGAAGAGCGTGTCGATATTGCGATGATTCAGGTCTCTCCGCCTGATTCGCATGGCAATTGCTCTTTGGGCATATCAGTAGAGGCGAGTGCAGCAGCCGTGCAATCTGCTTCTAAAGTGATTGCTATGATCAACCCTCAAATGCCACGCACTCATGGAGACAGTTTCGTCAATATTCGTCAGATCCATTGTGCGATCGAGTGCGATTACCCATTGATCGAACATCCTTACCAAGAGCCCACAGAGATCCAACAAGCCATAGGCCGCAATATTGCTGACCTTATTGACGACGGTGACTGCCTGCAAATGGGGATAGGAGGTGTTCCTGATGCAGTGTTGGAGCAACTCGCAGACCGTAAAGATTTGGGTGTCCATACTGAAATGTTTTCCAATGCCTTGCCTCGACTGATAGAACTCGGGGTAGTCACCAACAGTCGCAAAAAGAAGCAGCGCGGTAAATCAGTGACGGGGTTTGTCATGGGCAGTAGAGCGCTTTACGATTTTGTGGACGACAACCCCAGTGTCGCTTTTTTGGATATTGAATACGTGAATGACCCAACCATCATTGCGCGCAATGACCAGGTTGTGTCCATTAACAGTGCCTTACAAGTCGATTTGAGTGGTCAGGTCTGTGCCGATTCATTGGGTACGCAAATTTATTCGGGTGTTGGCGGGCAGGTCGACTTTGTGACCGGTGCGGCTTTTTCGAGGGGTGGTAAATCCATTATTGCGCTCCCGAGCACCGCTAAGGGGGGTGCGATGTCGCGGATCGTGCCCACGCTGGCCGCCGGGTCCGGCGTCGTTACCACTCGAGCTCAGGTCGATTTCGTGGTGACTGAGTACGGCGTAGCCAAATTGAAAGGTTTATCTTTACGAGAGAGGGCTAGGGCGCTAATTGATATTGCGCATCCGAGTTTTCGCGCTGATTTGGCTGCTGCGCGCTGGTTCTAG
- a CDS encoding VOC family protein, whose translation MIEPRVISRIHHAAYRCRDAEQTRWFYEDVLGLRLRAALAFDHLPGSEESRRYMHLFFELGNGGFIAFFDSPEDATPAHFERKDSFDVHVALEVDGEEALLAMQKRIQSYGKSCLGPVDHGFVQSCYMYDPNGLQVEITTMTSNHDEVMAHEQTVSRSSIANWSKETRAHKLALFGTDALDKRA comes from the coding sequence ATGATCGAACCCCGAGTCATTTCACGTATTCATCATGCGGCATATCGGTGTCGTGATGCCGAGCAAACTCGTTGGTTTTATGAGGATGTATTGGGCTTGAGACTTAGAGCGGCATTAGCATTTGATCACCTGCCGGGTAGTGAAGAATCCCGTCGTTACATGCATCTGTTTTTTGAGTTGGGTAACGGTGGGTTCATAGCGTTTTTTGATTCTCCTGAAGATGCAACGCCCGCTCATTTTGAACGCAAAGATTCGTTTGATGTGCACGTCGCACTCGAGGTGGACGGTGAAGAGGCATTACTCGCGATGCAAAAGCGAATTCAGTCCTACGGAAAAAGTTGTTTGGGTCCAGTCGATCATGGCTTCGTTCAGTCATGCTATATGTATGACCCCAACGGTCTGCAGGTCGAAATTACCACGATGACGTCAAATCATGACGAGGTGATGGCGCATGAGCAAACTGTCTCGCGATCGTCAATCGCCAATTGGAGCAAAGAGACACGTGCTCATAAACTCGCTTTGTTTGGCACCGATGCCCTTGATAAACGCGCGTAA
- a CDS encoding alpha/beta hydrolase — translation MKTLQYKYDRIPYLIIFTDPTPFKDTYAGEMGKTVLKSHLMKPQGAESDTVILFMHPIGGGEYLPMPTALVKAGHHVIYCQSRYPNNDTALIMEKVVVDMGACIRDAKERLGYKKVVLAGWSGGGSLSAMYQSQAENPTITETPAGEPPSLIEANLLPADGIMFVTGHRGRAHTLTEWLDASILDEQDPSQKDPELDIYNPENPNQPPYSVEFVARYRAAQEARNRRITAWVKDKLAELRAAGRPYDEFGFVVHGTMADPKWLDPAIDPNDRKPKWCFLGDPQVVNNSAVGIARFCTLRSWLSQWSIDNTNADGFACAAKITKPTLVVNNTGDDAVPPSHAQGYYDAIPHDNKRIVHIQGANHYYFGQPELLAESAAVCSAWLHEQGLA, via the coding sequence ATGAAGACGCTCCAGTACAAATACGATCGCATCCCGTATCTGATTATTTTTACAGACCCCACGCCTTTTAAAGACACCTACGCCGGGGAAATGGGTAAGACCGTTCTAAAATCTCACTTAATGAAGCCGCAGGGTGCAGAGTCGGATACGGTCATTCTGTTTATGCACCCCATTGGTGGGGGCGAGTATTTGCCCATGCCCACGGCCTTGGTGAAGGCAGGGCACCACGTGATTTATTGTCAAAGCCGCTATCCCAACAACGACACCGCATTAATTATGGAAAAAGTGGTGGTCGACATGGGTGCCTGTATCCGGGATGCGAAAGAGCGGTTGGGTTACAAAAAAGTGGTATTGGCGGGTTGGAGTGGTGGCGGCTCTTTATCGGCGATGTATCAATCGCAGGCCGAAAATCCGACTATCACAGAAACACCCGCTGGAGAGCCACCGAGCCTTATCGAGGCAAATTTACTACCCGCCGATGGCATTATGTTTGTGACCGGCCACCGAGGACGAGCGCATACCTTGACGGAGTGGTTAGATGCGTCGATTTTGGATGAACAAGACCCGAGCCAAAAAGACCCAGAGCTGGATATTTACAACCCCGAGAACCCCAACCAGCCCCCGTACTCAGTAGAGTTCGTTGCCCGTTACCGCGCTGCGCAAGAGGCTCGTAATCGCCGAATTACCGCTTGGGTTAAAGACAAGTTGGCAGAACTTCGTGCCGCGGGCAGACCTTACGATGAATTCGGTTTTGTGGTGCATGGCACGATGGCGGATCCCAAGTGGTTAGATCCGGCTATTGATCCCAATGACCGCAAGCCAAAGTGGTGCTTTTTGGGTGACCCGCAGGTTGTGAATAACAGTGCGGTGGGTATTGCGCGCTTTTGCACATTGCGTTCGTGGTTGTCGCAGTGGAGCATTGATAACACCAATGCCGATGGCTTTGCCTGCGCTGCAAAAATCACCAAACCCACCTTAGTGGTGAATAATACGGGCGATGATGCGGTGCCCCCGAGCCATGCGCAGGGTTATTATGATGCGATCCCACACGACAACAAACGCATAGTCCATATTCAAGGCGCCAATCATTACTACTTTGGCCAGCCAGAATTATTGGCGGAGTCGGCGGCTGTCTGTAGCGCCTGGTTGCACGAGCAAGGCCTCGCTTAG
- a CDS encoding SDR family NAD(P)-dependent oxidoreductase: protein MRKFQQAFLGFLVSLLFAAGVVANDTPVAVITGSSYGLGAELVERAVARGWRIAMVDYRPGPSATKAQEIKEQGGQASVFVADLSKPEDRKDLIKNVLKTYGRVDYLFNNAGYAYLATVEQMKLQSAHRLFEVNYWAYADLAKQVIEPMRKQGGGTIVNVSSILGTVAAPAGYGHYSASKHALHGLFQTMMKEVAPDNIKVFLAAPGGMKTQIGAHSVGPLANPEAPVPANWEDPSIVADDIFEAIKGESGVFMPGYVGRQGR, encoded by the coding sequence ATGCGCAAATTCCAGCAGGCGTTTTTAGGGTTTCTCGTCAGTCTTCTATTCGCGGCAGGTGTGGTTGCCAATGACACGCCCGTCGCCGTTATTACGGGTAGCTCTTATGGTTTAGGCGCAGAGCTAGTTGAGCGCGCGGTGGCCCGCGGTTGGCGTATAGCAATGGTTGACTATCGCCCTGGCCCCTCAGCCACCAAAGCACAAGAGATCAAAGAACAAGGGGGGCAGGCATCGGTGTTTGTCGCCGATTTGTCAAAGCCAGAAGATCGAAAAGACTTAATCAAAAACGTATTAAAAACCTACGGTCGGGTAGATTACCTGTTTAATAATGCGGGTTATGCCTATTTAGCGACCGTAGAGCAGATGAAACTTCAGTCCGCGCATCGCTTGTTTGAAGTCAATTACTGGGCTTACGCTGATTTGGCCAAGCAGGTCATTGAACCTATGCGGAAACAGGGAGGTGGCACTATCGTCAACGTTTCATCAATCTTAGGAACGGTAGCTGCTCCCGCGGGTTATGGCCACTATAGTGCCAGCAAGCATGCCCTGCACGGTCTGTTTCAAACAATGATGAAAGAGGTGGCACCCGATAACATTAAGGTATTTTTGGCGGCCCCCGGTGGCATGAAAACTCAAATCGGCGCCCATTCGGTGGGGCCTCTAGCCAACCCAGAAGCTCCGGTACCTGCGAATTGGGAAGATCCAAGCATCGTTGCCGATGATATTTTCGAGGCTATCAAGGGCGAGTCAGGCGTATTTATGCCCGGCTATGTGGGCCGGCAAGGTCGCTAA